In Ancalomicrobiaceae bacterium S20, the following proteins share a genomic window:
- a CDS encoding response regulator, whose amino-acid sequence MSEEHPDTEAVSAGTNPVGAVDASAEGGDIHVVDDDPAMRDSLTWLMRSRGLTALTWESGEAFLAGADHARPAAVVLDIRMAGLSGLDVLEELRRRNTVFVVIMLTGHGDVPLAVQSLKQGAADFIEKPFDPNELVDRLVVALAESRRRLGAARAAASVQERLQSLSTREREVMDLVLDGFLNKQIADRLGITMRTVEVHRARLFDKFAVRSAVELAQALARVR is encoded by the coding sequence ATGAGCGAGGAGCATCCGGATACGGAAGCCGTCTCGGCCGGGACGAATCCGGTCGGCGCTGTGGACGCGAGCGCCGAGGGCGGGGACATTCACGTCGTCGATGACGATCCGGCCATGCGCGATTCGCTGACGTGGCTGATGCGCTCGCGCGGGCTGACGGCGCTGACCTGGGAGTCGGGCGAGGCCTTCCTCGCCGGCGCCGATCACGCCCGCCCCGCCGCCGTGGTGCTCGACATCCGCATGGCCGGGCTCTCCGGCCTCGACGTGCTGGAAGAACTGCGCCGCCGCAACACGGTGTTCGTGGTCATCATGCTGACCGGCCACGGCGACGTGCCGCTCGCGGTACAGTCGCTGAAGCAGGGCGCGGCCGACTTCATCGAGAAGCCGTTCGATCCGAACGAGTTGGTCGACCGGCTGGTCGTCGCGCTCGCCGAATCGCGCCGCCGCCTCGGTGCCGCGCGGGCGGCGGCCTCCGTGCAGGAGCGGCTGCAGAGCCTGTCGACGCGCGAGCGCGAGGTCATGGATCTCGTGCTCGACGGCTTTCTGAACAAGCAGATCGCCGATCGGCTCGGGATCACCATGCGCACGGTCGAGGTGCACCGGGCGCGGCTGTTCGACAAGTTCGCCGTCCGCTCGGCCGTCGAACTGGCGCAGGCGCTGGCGCGCGTGCGCTGA
- a CDS encoding methyl-accepting chemotaxis protein, which produces MRSVSIKVLLLSIFGLFSLVIFGMAVESAVTAWVGTRVAKQVVDAASINAAAFRALPKLRVDRTNTSRALRAEAVLGAVPPVIKTSRDVANASLAETLSLMQGSVLTSLDKERDALKRLVDRQATLQKETVAAFGLPLKDRRPDLAKDYYDTNTALLDLLARLDDRISQEVSNKSGFVDRMFAIKMLSWKARLGIGDASTTVVDALAKISATTGTAAGGPGKSLAWTLSGQLSRGVESWGSAKDLTKGVALPAELARAIERADREYFVPEVLDVQAGIAEALATGQKPAMTSQEFIAYIVPRMDTAVDVAVAALGAATDAAEAEEAAANSALWRSLGALVGLVVVVVAVSTFLVRRVTTPLSVLRDRIERLAHGDLSTDAPYADRADEIGDLGKAMAVFRDNMADAERLRHERAEQEQAMAGERRAAMRAFAESFENVVGSVIVTVRKASEQLQVSASSLDVTAGETSDRSHAVVRASEQAAENVGTVASATTELSASIDEIRRLVVSSTETSGEAVQEADGVMDQVRGLSRAVERISNIVNLISGVASQTNLLALNATIEAARAGEAGKGFAVVAAEVKQLADQTSKATAQIGEQIAEIQNATNGAVNSMVGISDTIKKINGIANEIAQSVDQQGIATQDIARNIHEASRGAGVVHQNISSVIEAVGRTSTASGDVLTAATNLHRQADVLGSEVDRFLGTIRQAS; this is translated from the coding sequence ATGCGATCGGTTTCCATCAAGGTTCTTCTTCTCTCCATCTTCGGCTTGTTCTCGCTCGTCATCTTTGGAATGGCGGTGGAGAGTGCCGTAACGGCATGGGTTGGGACCAGAGTCGCCAAACAGGTCGTCGATGCCGCGTCGATCAACGCGGCAGCCTTCCGCGCGCTGCCGAAGTTGCGCGTCGATCGCACCAACACCAGCCGGGCGCTGCGCGCCGAGGCCGTGCTCGGTGCGGTGCCGCCGGTGATCAAGACCTCGCGGGACGTCGCCAATGCGTCGCTGGCCGAGACGCTGTCGCTGATGCAGGGCTCCGTGTTGACCTCGCTCGACAAGGAGCGTGACGCGCTGAAGCGGCTCGTGGATCGGCAGGCGACCCTTCAGAAGGAGACCGTCGCGGCCTTCGGCCTGCCGCTCAAGGATCGCCGTCCCGACCTCGCCAAGGACTATTACGACACCAACACCGCGCTGCTCGATCTGCTGGCGCGGCTCGACGATCGCATCTCGCAGGAAGTGTCGAACAAGTCGGGCTTCGTCGATCGCATGTTCGCGATCAAGATGCTGAGTTGGAAGGCGCGGCTCGGCATCGGCGACGCGTCGACCACGGTCGTCGACGCGCTCGCCAAGATCTCCGCGACCACGGGCACCGCCGCCGGCGGCCCGGGCAAGAGCCTGGCGTGGACCTTGTCCGGCCAGCTGAGCCGCGGCGTGGAGAGCTGGGGCAGCGCCAAGGACCTGACCAAGGGCGTTGCGCTGCCGGCCGAGCTGGCCCGGGCGATCGAACGGGCCGATCGGGAGTACTTCGTCCCCGAGGTGCTCGATGTTCAGGCCGGTATCGCCGAGGCGCTCGCCACCGGGCAGAAGCCCGCGATGACCTCGCAGGAGTTCATTGCCTATATCGTGCCGCGCATGGACACCGCCGTCGACGTCGCCGTTGCGGCGCTCGGGGCGGCAACCGATGCGGCTGAGGCTGAGGAGGCGGCCGCCAACAGCGCGCTGTGGCGCTCGCTCGGCGCACTGGTCGGCCTCGTCGTCGTCGTCGTTGCCGTGTCGACCTTCCTCGTCCGCCGTGTCACGACCCCGCTCAGCGTGCTGCGCGACCGCATCGAGCGGCTCGCACACGGCGACCTCTCCACCGACGCGCCCTATGCCGACCGCGCCGACGAGATCGGCGACCTCGGCAAGGCCATGGCCGTGTTCCGCGACAACATGGCGGATGCCGAGCGCCTGCGCCACGAACGGGCCGAGCAGGAGCAGGCGATGGCCGGCGAACGCCGCGCCGCCATGCGCGCCTTCGCCGAGAGCTTCGAGAACGTCGTCGGCTCGGTGATCGTGACCGTCCGCAAGGCGTCCGAGCAGCTCCAGGTCTCGGCCAGTTCGCTGGACGTGACCGCCGGCGAGACGTCCGATCGCTCGCATGCGGTCGTGCGCGCCTCGGAGCAGGCGGCCGAGAACGTCGGCACGGTCGCCTCCGCGACCACCGAGCTCTCCGCCTCGATCGACGAGATCCGCCGCCTCGTCGTGTCCTCGACCGAAACCTCGGGCGAGGCCGTGCAGGAAGCCGACGGTGTCATGGATCAGGTCCGCGGCCTGTCGCGTGCGGTCGAGCGGATCAGCAACATCGTCAACCTGATCTCCGGCGTCGCCAGCCAGACCAACCTGCTCGCGCTCAATGCCACCATCGAGGCCGCGCGCGCCGGCGAGGCCGGCAAGGGCTTTGCCGTCGTGGCGGCCGAGGTGAAGCAGCTCGCCGACCAGACCAGCAAGGCGACCGCGCAGATCGGCGAGCAGATCGCCGAGATCCAGAACGCCACCAACGGCGCGGTCAACTCGATGGTCGGCATCTCCGACACGATCAAGAAGATCAACGGCATCGCCAACGAGATCGCCCAGTCGGTCGACCAGCAGGGCATCGCCACGCAGGACATCGCCCGGAATATCCACGAGGCCTCGCGCGGCGCCGGCGTCGTGCATCAGAACATCTCGTCGGTGATCGAAGCCGTGGGCCGTACCA
- a CDS encoding MAPEG family protein, protein MSSLPVTSLFAAGALVALVVLSLSVSFRRKATNISTGAGADDLLLRRMRTHGNFVENVPFGLIGLGLVEASGVAIWGVAALGGIFALGRAAHAHGMLTGRLPSRAFGMITTHAAFLAIAIVLLISHV, encoded by the coding sequence ATGTCGTCACTGCCGGTTACGTCGCTGTTTGCCGCGGGCGCGCTCGTCGCCCTGGTCGTGCTGTCGCTGTCGGTGTCGTTCCGGCGCAAGGCGACCAACATCTCGACCGGCGCGGGGGCCGACGACCTGCTGCTCCGCCGCATGCGCACCCACGGCAACTTCGTCGAGAACGTGCCGTTCGGACTGATCGGCCTCGGCCTGGTCGAGGCCTCGGGCGTCGCGATATGGGGTGTGGCGGCCCTCGGCGGGATCTTCGCACTCGGCCGCGCCGCCCATGCCCACGGCATGCTGACCGGCCGCCTGCCGTCGCGCGCCTTCGGCATGATCACGACTCACGCGGCCTTCCTGGCCATCGCGATCGTGCTGTTGATCAGCCATGTTTGA